The following nucleotide sequence is from Patagioenas fasciata isolate bPatFas1 chromosome 9, bPatFas1.hap1, whole genome shotgun sequence.
agaCAGACCCGTGCCAGGACTTCTACCAGTATTCATGTGGGGGCTGGATCAAGAGGAACCCCCTGCCCAATGGGCGCTCCAAATGGAGCACCTTCAACAGCATCTGGGACCAGAACCAGGCCATCATGAAGCATCTCCTAGGTGGGTACCAGGGGGGTCAGAGGCACTGGGGGGGTGACCTCCAGGTGCAGGCAGGCAGAGCCCCTGTGTCCCCGGGGCTGACCTGCAGCCTCCCGCAGAGAACGCCACCTTCAACTCCAGCAGCGAGGCAGAGCGGAAGACACAGCGGTACTACCTGTCCTGCCTCAAGGAGCAAAGGATAGAGGAGCTGGGCTCCCAGCCCCTCGTGGAGCTCATCGATAAGGTGGGCAGCCATCCACACATGAGCTGAGCTGTCAGTGTTTCCCACTCAGCTCTTCATGTTTCTGGGGTGTGGGCAGCCCTTGGGGACAGACCCCATCCCTCCTTGAGGTACCGGGCCCATCTGCCAGCAGATTGGAGGGTGGAATGTCACCGGCTCCTGGAACCAGACCAGCTTCATGGAGGTCCTCAAGATGGTGTCAGGCACATACCGGGCAACCCCCTTCTTCACAGTGTACGTGGGTGCAGATTCCAAGAGTTCCAACAGCAACGTCATCCAGGTTGGCACCTTGGCACTGAGGGGTGGGAGGCACCGGGAGGGCACTGGGCTGCCCATGCTGTTCTTTTCTCCTCCCAGGTGGACCAGTCGGGGCTTTTCCTCCCATCCCGAGATTACTACCTGAACAAAACTGCCAATGACAGGGtgaggctgtgctctgctgacaGCAATTAGGGGAAACCCATGGCAATGGGGTGCAAGCAGCGCTGGGGTGCCCCTGGCACCCAGGCCCTGCCCAGCGGGTGGCATGGTCCCTAGGCTGGGGTGAGCAGTAGCTCTGAGCCCCCCAGGGAGGCGGGATGAGCTGTGACTGGGGCTGAGCCAGGGTCTGGGATCCTGCCAGGTCCTGGCAGCATACCTGGACTACATGGTGGAGCTGGGCACCCTGCTGGGGGGAACCCCGGAGCCCACCCGCCTCCAGATGCAGCAGGTGCTGGACTTTGAAACCCAGCTGGCCAACATCACCGTGCCCCAGGCTGAGCGACGGGACGATGAGAAAATCTACCACAAGATGAGCATCgctgagctgcaggtggggagagCATAGCACAGCCTGGGGAAAACCTCGGTGGATGCAAGGGGTGGGTTGTCCAGTCGTGCACCGAGGGGTCTGTGCCCACTGGTGCCCCCCAGGACACCGCAGGCAGCCCCATCTGTTTTGGGACATGCACTGGGTTAGGTGATCATCCCCCCAGTCATTAGGATTTGGGGGGAGCTGCCACCCCCCATGAAGGTGTCCTGGGGTCCCCTCCTTGTCCTGCAGCATTGAGCCACGGGAAGGGTTTGGGGCACAAAAGTGATCTGGGGTGGTGAGCGACCTTGGGACCTTCCCAGGGAGCACAGGCCCTGCCCTGGGGGATCTTCCCGTGTCAGgcaggatggggcagagctgtgccaaGCTGTGCTGGGTCCCCGTATCCCCCCCAGGCCTTGGCCCCCGCCATCGACTGGCTGGATTACCTGTCCTATGCTCTGGCCCCGCTGGAGCTGGCAGACACAGAGCCCGTGGTGGTGTATGGGGACACCTACCTCCAGCAAGTCTCTGACTTGATCAACGGCACAGACAGGAGGTGAGACACATGGCTCATTGAGTGCTGCTCCCACGGCAGAGGCATGTTTTGGGCTCACTGGTGGATGGGGCATCCCTCATGGACTATGGCCATGGCAATCCATGGCACCTCTCTGTTCCTGCAGTATCCTGAACAACTACCTGATCTGGAACCTGGTGCAGAAGACAGCCTCTAGTCTGGACCAGCGCTTCGAGACAGCCCAAGAGAGGCTGCTGGAGACACTTTATGGCACCAGGAAGGTAAAAGGGGGGCCCTGGAAccagccccctttgcccccagcctTGAAGCAGGCAGGACCACCTCTGCCCTTGGGATGCTGAGCCCTGGATGCTGCAGAGGGAACTCAGGGATCATTTTTTGGGATAGGGGTTTAGCTGCTGAATGTCTCACCtctggggagggggcagagctgggctgggggaaggggggaaacaggggagGGGGCTGAGTTTCTCACAGACTCCCCTCTTGCTCCCACAGTCCTGCACACCCCGCTGGCAAACCTGCATCTCCAACACAGACGACACACTGGGCTTCGCCCTGGGCTCCCTCTTTGTCAAAGCCACCTTTGACCGGGACAGCAAATCCATTGTGAGGACACTTctgcccccatcccctccccatcaccatccgtgggaacccccccttttcccccaaaGGCCAGGGCTAGAAGGTGGGAGCAGGGAAACAGGCCCCTCAGCCTCGGGGAGGTCACATCCTGCCCACCCTGTCCCAGCCTGAGCGGCTGTagggggcagggagggctccATTCTGACCCCTCCCCAGGCTGAGGAGATGATCAGCGAGATCCGAGCGGCCTTCGAGGTGTCCCTGGACCAGCTGGACTGGATGGATGAGAAGACCAGGCAGGCTGCGAAGGAGAAGGTGACCCTGGGGAGGGCAGTGGGTGGGAGACCTCCCCCGATCCCAGTAAGCCCCCCAAACCCATCTCACTGCCAGGGCCTCTCCACATGCAGGCAGACACCATCTACGACATGATCGGCTTCCCGGACTTCATCCTGGACAACAAGGAGCTGGACGATGTCTATGATGGGGTAGGGAGGCACCCAGCTCATGGGGAGTGAGGGGGTCTGGTCCCTGCTCACGTCGGGCCCTGGGGGGCCACATGGTCGGACAGTGTCCGTATTTGGGACAGGGCATTATATGGAGCCACTCTGGTACTGAGCGCATCCTGGCCAGGGTAGGGGAAACCACCATGGTGGACCCCTCCtcatccctcctcttcctcaccagtACGAGGTCTCAGAGGACTCCTTCTTCCAGAACATGCTCAACTTCTACAACTTCTCTGCCAAAGTGATGGCTGACCAGCTCCGGAAACCCCCCAACCGTGACCAGTAAGGGGGAGAGTCCGATCGGGGGGCAGAGGATGTGACACCAACATGGTGTCACAGCACTATCCCAACGTGATCTGGGTGACACTGGTTCACCGGGAGGAAGGTCCCTGCATTGGGTGGCACAGTGTTTTAGGTCACCTGTGGTGACTCTGGCTCGTCCCGGGGACAGGGTCCCTCGGTCACAAGGTGAGAGGGCCAGCAGTGCCAGCCCTGAGCAGGGCAGCACAGGGGTCCTGTGGTGGGAGGTGGCACAGGAGGGtgctggaggggagaggggacagatCCCTGCCTGTCCCCGTCCCACCTCCCTGCCCCAGGTGGAGCATGACCCCGCAGACCGTCAACGCCTACTACCTGCCCACCAAGAATGGGATCGTCTTTCCTGCCGGCATCCTGCAGGCTCCCTTCTATGCCCGCAACCACCCCAAGTGAGCCtggcatggggatggggacatcttttgggggtgggggagcaTGGGCTGGATCAGGGCCAGCACTCTATGGAGCCCCACACGGTCATGAAACAAAGCCCTGGAGAGGCTTCAGGGTCCCTCAAGGCTTTATATCCTGCAGTCAAAGCAGCCTGAAAAATCCCTGTGGGGCTACCAGCGTCCCCAACAACTGGGAGCCAACCGGAGCAGAGTCCTGCTGGGTGCCAAGGCTGCAGATGGGGtgcccaggctggggacaggctgcGACACATCGTCCCCCTACACTTACCCATCTCTTTCCCGCGGCCCCACAGAGCCCTGAATTTCGGTGGCATCGGTGTGGTGATGGGGCACGAGCTGACCCACGCGTTCGATGACCAAGGTGAGAGCctgcaggcagcaccagctgtgacccccaTCGCCTTCCTGTCCCCTCCCAGACCCTCACCCACCCCTGCCCTCGGTGTGGGGAGGGGGTGCCGCGGGGGTCCCGCTTCGCCATCCATTGCATCATGCATGCTCCTGCCCCTCTGGCCACCTCCCCCTTCTATCATCCTGTCTCCCCAGGTGACACCCGCTGATACCTCCCCCTGGCTTCTCTGTGCAGCTTTCGCTCCATCCGCTTGGTGAGGACACGGTGTCTGCAGCCCTggccccctcctcatcctcctcctcctcctccacggGGCGTGGGATGGGTCCCTCTCACATCCACTCTGCTTTGCGCCTTCACTGCAGCCCTGGAGCCgagatggggtcaatgggggaattTGGAGTGACAAATTTGGCTTAGTACGGTGGGATGCACCAGGGGATGGCTGGGGTCACAAGCACACAGCTGAGCCCCAGCCAGAGCCCACCCAGAGCAGGGCCTGGGGGACATTATCTCCCCTGTGCATGGACCCAAGGCGCCaggtcccctggtgtcccctggggCTGTCACCAGCACACCCCACCCTGGTTCAGACCCCCTGTAGCAGAGGCTTTGCAGGGGGCTGGCGTTCCCCGGTCCCACCCCACGGCTCGATCCCTCAGGGCGGGAGTATGACAAGGAGGGCAACTTGCGGCCATGGTGGCAGAACTCCTCCCTCGAGGCCTTCAAGAACCGGACAGCGTGCATGACAGAGCAGTACGGCCGCTACACCGTCCACCACGAGAAGGTCAATGGCCGGCAGACGCTGGGCGAGAACATTGCTGACAATGGCGGGCTCAAGGCAGCCTACAACGTGAGTGCCACCGTCCCTAGGGGACGGGGACCCCCGTGCCCATCTGTACCTCTCCTGGGCTTCAGGGTGCCCCTCCCACAGGCATACAAGTCCTGGCTGCAGAAGAACGGGGAGGAGAAGCGCCTGCCAGCCCTGGGGCTCACCAaccaccagctcttctttgtggGCTTCGCGCAGGTGGGCAGGCTGGTGGGTTCCCCACCCCTCCCTGGCTTCTCAGAGCCTCCTCACGGCCCCCCATCCAGCCCAGGTGGCTCTGCCCCCCATCCCCAAGTCTGCTTCACCTCCAACAGGTCTGGTGCTCTGTCCGGACGCCCGAGAGCTCCCATGAAGGGCTGGTGACCGACCCCCACAGCCCTGACAAGTACCGCGTCATTGGCACCCTCAGCAACTCCCGGGACTTTGTGGAACATTTTGGCTGCCCCCTCGGCTCCCCCATGAACCCTGGCAAGCACTGTGAGGTGTGGTAGGGACAgggagggtgctggggatggAAAGGATGATGCTCTGCTGTggcccccaccccagccctcGCCAGCTGACTGAGCTGGCCCACAGGCAGAGAGCAGGGCCACCCGCCGGGTCACCCTCCATCGCGGTCCCCCCTGCACACCGCCGCCTTGCACCAcctctgcccccctccccagcacacACAAGGCACCCGCTGCAGCGCCATTTATAGCCTGGGGCCGATCACGGCTGGCAGAGAAGCCGTAGCACCCCCAAAACACAGCTCTGCCACCCAAACCCTGATGTGCTAGAGATGGGCACAGCTCAGTTCCCTCAGTGCCGCGTCCCCTCCCAGGCAGGCAGGTCAGAGGGGTCCCAGGGAGAGCATTAGAGCCGAGCTCACCACTCCTGTCCCCAGCCTGCCGGAGATGGAGACTGGGCGCCCCCCAGCTCCGCTCTTCCCTCACCCTTCCCGATCCGGCTTGGCTTCCCCATCCACCTCTGCTGGGACCAGCGGGGACTCTGGTGCCTTCAGCTGTGGGTGGCTGTTGCTGAATTTATTTAACTATTAAAAGCAGTTTCCACTTACTCCAGCGGCTCTGAGTCCTTTGTGGTGTCAGGGCAGGGGGAGAgacaggagctggagcagggaaTGACCCAAAAGCCAGGGGAAGTGTGGGAGATGAGACATCCAGAGGGACGGGAGCAGGAAATGAGAAATCCCAAGGAAccaagaggggagagaggagctgagatgtcttggggaagagagggagaggagcagaCGTGTGGGGAAGGAGGGCGGCAGCCCCAGACTGACCCTCAGCACCCCGGGTAGGGCTGGGGGGACAGGTGACCCCCAGCCACAGGCATGGGGAGGTCGCGTTGCTGGCCGGCACGGAGCAAGGTGGCTGCTGGACACCGAGGGTGGGTCTGGGTGAGGCTGGAGTGCCGGGGGGCCAGCAGCCGGGCTGAGACAGCCCCACGGCCCCGGCCCAGCCGCAGGCGGTGGGTGGGCCCTCTGCAGAACGGCCACCCAAGAGGTCCCATTGTCCCCCAGGCGGGAGTGACACCGCGGGTGACCCCatccagccctggggctgggccACAGCCG
It contains:
- the ECE2 gene encoding endothelin-converting enzyme 2 isoform X3, which translates into the protein MSACRCPWRVFGCKPGAAPHTGVCPSGGAPPPLARVQVPVPLPCVAGAGLLPRTRRSPWRRGRVERSGAVRPGWALVSPLQPSPEAPVSAAPARCLRAAPSRYQPPVLHPSGEAPSLPGRGPGPGPGGGAAPGADHGGGGGRRRCGGGGPARPGQGAELSGRRPGMARMNVALQELGNAQMPDYKRATLQDDEGLEPAGDGSASPESVEVGFRKGPGPLLSRLASHSQLELVLCAVAVSLALLLGIAVVALAIQYRRDPSHSMCLTDACVRVASKILEALDVETDPCQDFYQYSCGGWIKRNPLPNGRSKWSTFNSIWDQNQAIMKHLLENATFNSSSEAERKTQRYYLSCLKEQRIEELGSQPLVELIDKIGGWNVTGSWNQTSFMEVLKMVSGTYRATPFFTVYVGADSKSSNSNVIQVDQSGLFLPSRDYYLNKTANDRVLAAYLDYMVELGTLLGGTPEPTRLQMQQVLDFETQLANITVPQAERRDDEKIYHKMSIAELQALAPAIDWLDYLSYALAPLELADTEPVVVYGDTYLQQVSDLINGTDRSILNNYLIWNLVQKTASSLDQRFETAQERLLETLYGTRKSCTPRWQTCISNTDDTLGFALGSLFVKATFDRDSKSIAEEMISEIRAAFEVSLDQLDWMDEKTRQAAKEKADTIYDMIGFPDFILDNKELDDVYDGYEVSEDSFFQNMLNFYNFSAKVMADQLRKPPNRDQWSMTPQTVNAYYLPTKNGIVFPAGILQAPFYARNHPKALNFGGIGVVMGHELTHAFDDQAFAPSAWAGV
- the ECE2 gene encoding endothelin-converting enzyme 2 isoform X4: MSACRCPWRVFGCKPGAAPHTGVCPSGGAPPPLARVQVPVPLPCVAGAGLLPRTRRSPWRRGRVERSGAVRPGWALVSPLQPSPEAPVSAAPARCLRAAPSRYQPPVLHPSGEAPSLPGRGPGPGPGGGAAPGADHGGGGGRRRCGGGGPARPGQGAELSGRRPGMARMNVALQELGNAQMPDYKRATLQDDEGLEPAGDGSASPESVEVGFRKGPGPLLSRLASHSQLELVLCAVAVSLALLLGIAVVALAIQYRRDPSHSMCLTDACVRVASKILEALDVETDPCQDFYQYSCGGWIKRNPLPNGRSKWSTFNSIWDQNQAIMKHLLENATFNSSSEAERKTQRYYLSCLKEQRIEELGSQPLVELIDKIGGWNVTGSWNQTSFMEVLKMVSGTYRATPFFTVYVGADSKSSNSNVIQVDQSGLFLPSRDYYLNKTANDRVLAAYLDYMVELGTLLGGTPEPTRLQMQQVLDFETQLANITVPQAERRDDEKIYHKMSIAELQALAPAIDWLDYLSYALAPLELADTEPVVVYGDTYLQQVSDLINGTDRSILNNYLIWNLVQKTASSLDQRFETAQERLLETLYGTRKSCTPRWQTCISNTDDTLGFALGSLFVKATFDRDSKSIAEEMISEIRAAFEVSLDQLDWMDEKTRQAAKEKADTIYDMIGFPDFILDNKELDDVYDGYEVSEDSFFQNMLNFYNFSAKVMADQLRKPPNRDQWSMTPQTVNAYYLPTKNGIVFPAGILQAPFYARNHPKALNFGGIGVVMGHELTHAFDDQAFAPSAW
- the ECE2 gene encoding endothelin-converting enzyme 2 isoform X5, whose protein sequence is MSACRCPWRVFGCKPGAAPHTGVCPSGGAPPPLARVQVPVPLPCVAGAGLLPRTRRSPWRRGRVERSGAVRPGWALVSPLQPSPEAPVSAAPARCLRAAPSRYQPPVLHPSGEAPSLPGRGPGPGPGGGAAPGADHGGGGGRRRCGGGGPARPGQGAELSGRRPGMARMNVALQELGNAQMPDYKRATLQDDEGLEPAGDGSASPESVEVGFRKGPGPLLSRLASHSQLELVLCAVAVSLALLLGIAVVALAIQYRRDPSHSMCLTDACVRVASKILEALDVETDPCQDFYQYSCGGWIKRNPLPNGRSKWSTFNSIWDQNQAIMKHLLENATFNSSSEAERKTQRYYLSCLKEQRIEELGSQPLVELIDKIGGWNVTGSWNQTSFMEVLKMVSGTYRATPFFTVYVGADSKSSNSNVIQVDQSGLFLPSRDYYLNKTANDRVLAAYLDYMVELGTLLGGTPEPTRLQMQQVLDFETQLANITVPQAERRDDEKIYHKMSIAELQALAPAIDWLDYLSYALAPLELADTEPVVVYGDTYLQQVSDLINGTDRSILNNYLIWNLVQKTASSLDQRFETAQERLLETLYGTRKSCTPRWQTCISNTDDTLGFALGSLFVKATFDRDSKSIAEEMISEIRAAFEVSLDQLDWMDEKTRQAAKEKADTIYDMIGFPDFILDNKELDDVYDGYEVSEDSFFQNMLNFYNFSAKVMADQLRKPPNRDQWSMTPQTVNAYYLPTKNGIVFPAGILQAPFYARNHPKALNFGGIGVVMGHELTHAFDDQGDTR
- the ECE2 gene encoding endothelin-converting enzyme 2 isoform X1, producing the protein MSACRCPWRVFGCKPGAAPHTGVCPSGGAPPPLARVQVPVPLPCVAGAGLLPRTRRSPWRRGRVERSGAVRPGWALVSPLQPSPEAPVSAAPARCLRAAPSRYQPPVLHPSGEAPSLPGRGPGPGPGGGAAPGADHGGGGGRRRCGGGGPARPGQGAELSGRRPGMARMNVALQELGNAQMPDYKRATLQDDEGLEPAGDGSASPESVEVGFRKGPGPLLSRLASHSQLELVLCAVAVSLALLLGIAVVALAIQYRRDPSHSMCLTDACVRVASKILEALDVETDPCQDFYQYSCGGWIKRNPLPNGRSKWSTFNSIWDQNQAIMKHLLENATFNSSSEAERKTQRYYLSCLKEQRIEELGSQPLVELIDKIGGWNVTGSWNQTSFMEVLKMVSGTYRATPFFTVYVGADSKSSNSNVIQVDQSGLFLPSRDYYLNKTANDRVLAAYLDYMVELGTLLGGTPEPTRLQMQQVLDFETQLANITVPQAERRDDEKIYHKMSIAELQALAPAIDWLDYLSYALAPLELADTEPVVVYGDTYLQQVSDLINGTDRSILNNYLIWNLVQKTASSLDQRFETAQERLLETLYGTRKSCTPRWQTCISNTDDTLGFALGSLFVKATFDRDSKSIAEEMISEIRAAFEVSLDQLDWMDEKTRQAAKEKADTIYDMIGFPDFILDNKELDDVYDGYEVSEDSFFQNMLNFYNFSAKVMADQLRKPPNRDQWSMTPQTVNAYYLPTKNGIVFPAGILQAPFYARNHPKALNFGGIGVVMGHELTHAFDDQGREYDKEGNLRPWWQNSSLEAFKNRTACMTEQYGRYTVHHEKVNGRQTLGENIADNGGLKAAYNAYKSWLQKNGEEKRLPALGLTNHQLFFVGFAQVWCSVRTPESSHEGLVTDPHSPDKYRVIGTLSNSRDFVEHFGCPLGSPMNPGKHCEVW
- the ECE2 gene encoding endothelin-converting enzyme 2 isoform X2, translated to MSACRCPWRVFGCKPGAAPHTGVCPSGGAPPPLARVQVPVPLPCVAGAGLLPRTRRSPWRRGRVERSGAVRPGWALVSPLQPSPEAPVSAAPARCLRAAPSRYQPPVLHPSGEAPSLPGRGPGPGPGGGAAPGADHGGGGGRRRCGGGGPARPGQGAELSGRRPGMARMNVALQELGNAMPDYKRATLQDDEGLEPAGDGSASPESVEVGFRKGPGPLLSRLASHSQLELVLCAVAVSLALLLGIAVVALAIQYRRDPSHSMCLTDACVRVASKILEALDVETDPCQDFYQYSCGGWIKRNPLPNGRSKWSTFNSIWDQNQAIMKHLLENATFNSSSEAERKTQRYYLSCLKEQRIEELGSQPLVELIDKIGGWNVTGSWNQTSFMEVLKMVSGTYRATPFFTVYVGADSKSSNSNVIQVDQSGLFLPSRDYYLNKTANDRVLAAYLDYMVELGTLLGGTPEPTRLQMQQVLDFETQLANITVPQAERRDDEKIYHKMSIAELQALAPAIDWLDYLSYALAPLELADTEPVVVYGDTYLQQVSDLINGTDRSILNNYLIWNLVQKTASSLDQRFETAQERLLETLYGTRKSCTPRWQTCISNTDDTLGFALGSLFVKATFDRDSKSIAEEMISEIRAAFEVSLDQLDWMDEKTRQAAKEKADTIYDMIGFPDFILDNKELDDVYDGYEVSEDSFFQNMLNFYNFSAKVMADQLRKPPNRDQWSMTPQTVNAYYLPTKNGIVFPAGILQAPFYARNHPKALNFGGIGVVMGHELTHAFDDQGREYDKEGNLRPWWQNSSLEAFKNRTACMTEQYGRYTVHHEKVNGRQTLGENIADNGGLKAAYNAYKSWLQKNGEEKRLPALGLTNHQLFFVGFAQVWCSVRTPESSHEGLVTDPHSPDKYRVIGTLSNSRDFVEHFGCPLGSPMNPGKHCEVW